Within the Terriglobia bacterium genome, the region GCGACCACTCCGCGATCTCCGAGGGTGTCACCTGTTCGTCGGCCTTGAACATTCGGACCAGCTTCAGCACCTGCGATCTCGGTTGCGTGGTCCAGGCGAAGTCGTGGATGTCCTCCTGGTAGAACTCGTGGGTGGTGGAGCCGTCGCCGTTGTCCTTGGTGCTGCGCTCCTCGCCGCTGGCGGCGATCTCGAAATCCGCGGGCACGGTCAGGTTCACGTCGAAGGCGCCGTAGTCGGCGAAGAACTCGGTCGAGGTGTGGAACTGGTGGCAGTTCCAGCCGCCCGTGGCGCGGTGACGATCGCCGGCTCCTTCGTAGACGCCCGGCTTGGGGAACCACTGCGCCACCAGGAAGAAATTGTCGTGGAACCCAGTGCGGGCTAATACGTGCGGCAGCTTCGACGTCCACTCGATCTCGATCGTGACTCGCCCATTCGCCGGGATCGCCTTCGTCAGCGGCACGCGCATGACCGTCTGGTCTTCGGGATTGCCGTCGTCGGGCTGGATGTACTGCATCTTCGACGTCAGGTCCTCGCCGTCCACCTTGATAGAGTGGACCGTGACATAGCCCCACGCGTCCGCCTCGTCGCGGAACTTCACCCGGCGGCTGTCCGCGCCTCCTTCGCGGAAGAAAGTGCTGAGGTTGTTCTTGAAGGCGTTGAGATATAGGTGGAATTGCAGATCGGGAATGTTGTCCGTCGTGTGGTTGCGCCACTGGATGACTTCATGGCCCTTGATGGTCTTGGCCTTGGCGTCCAGACGCGCGTCGATCTTGTACTGCACGATGGGGTCGGGAATGAACTTCGCTTGCGCCGCGATCGCCGCGAATAGCAGCGTTAGCACCAACATCTTTCGCATTCCCGACCTCACAATCTAACCGCAGAGATCGCAGAGCAGACGAGAATGAATTCCTCTGCGATCCCTGCGTTCTCTGCGGTGAAATTCTTATGCCGTCAATACAACCTTTCCGTAATTCTTCCGCTCCAGCAGCAGGCGCACGCCGTCCGCGGCTTGCTCGAGCGGCAGCGTGTGGCCGACGACCGGCCGGATGCGCCCTTTCGACGCCCATCCGAAAAGGTCCTGCACGGCCATCTGCATCAGCTCCGGTTCCGACGCCAACGGCGTGAGCCACAGATTATGCACGCTGGCGTTTTTCGAGAACAGAGTCAGGAAATCGTAGATCGGCAGCTTTCCAGTCGCGCTGCCGTAGATCACGATGTGTCCAAGATGTGCCAGGCAACGCGCACTCTTCACGGTGTGCTCTCCGCCCAGCATCTCGAAGACGATGTTCACGCCCCTGCCGCCCGTCTGCTCAGCGATCGCCTGCTCGTAATCGCTGTTCTTGTAATTGATCGGGTGGTCGAGCCCGAGCTCCCGCACGCGCGCCAGCTTCTCGTCCGACGATGCGGTGCCCCACATCTCGACTTCAAAGACTTTGCCCAGTTGTACCGCCGCCGTGCCCACTCCGCCTGCGGCGGCGTGGATCAGGACGCGGTCGTCAGGTTTTGCGTCGGCCATCCAATACGCGAAGTACGCGGTGAAGAAGTTGACCGGGAACGCAGCGGCCTCGGCGGCGGACCAATTTGCGGGAATATCGAGCAACGAGTGTCCCGGGACCGCGATCCGTTCGGCGAACGCGCCGCCCGCGCCGGCAAAACCCATCACGCGGCGGCCTGTGCCCTCGACCGTACCCGCGAATTCCAGTCCCGGGACGAAGGGCGGCTGCGGCCCGCCGGGATAGAGGCCCATCGCCATCATGCTGTCGGCGAAGTTGACCCCGATCGCCTCGATCTTGACCAGCACCTCGCCCGCGCGGGGTTGCGGGTCGGGGACTTCCTGCATCTGCATGACCTCGGGACCGCCCGGCCGCGTTACCACGATCGCTTTCATGCGCGCTCCTCGAAACCGGAGATTCTATACCCTGGGCGGGGAAAAGAGACTTCATCGCGGAGAATGCAACGATCGCAAAGAAGGAAATTTCGATATCGAGAGGCGCAGCAACTGAGTACCAAAAGTACTGAAACAAAAAAACCGGCGCGTTCTCCCCCGAGAATTTTTGCGCCGGTCTTTCTGGTCCCCTGTCAGGCAAGAGACCAATGGCCGCTCATCTCCCCTTAACGGGTTCGGCCCAACTTCGCCGGCGCCGGATTGCCGCGCCAGGCTTGCAGGGGCGCTTGCGCGCTCCCTTGTCACAATGCGTCCTGGTGTTGCCCTGGTCAACAGCAAATCTCGGTCGTGTGTTGATATATCGGATAACCGGCAAACCCGTGCGCCGGCCCCCGGCTGGTATATACTTCCGGCTGTTCCTGGTTGATGAGTCCCTCAGGGACGGTTTTTCCCTGCCGGACTGCGGAGCATCCCCTGTCATCACCTCATACGCTCCGCGATAAAGGTTAGATAGCTGTGCGGGACCGTTCCGCCACCAGTGTCGGTGGTGGACTCAGGAGGCCCCATGGATCTGGTTTTCATACGCATTTTTTTTGTCGCGATAGTGGTTGTAGCGTGCGCGGTGCTCCAGCCGTTCGGACTGCACCGCCTTCTGGCCGCGATTGCCGGCGCCGCCATCGGCTTGGCGGTGGTACTGTTCGAGTTCCGGCTTCGCTCGGTCAGCCTCAAACGCCTGATCGGCGCCGCCATCGGCAGCATTCTCGGCATCTTCGGCGCCTACCTGTTCAGCCTGGTGATCGGCAGCAGCATCGAGCGCGGGCCCACCCAGGCCTTTCTCCAGCTCATGGTCATGCTCCTGATGGCTTACGTCGGGCTGGTCGTGGGCGCTTCGAAGGGTGAGCTGCTGAACCTGGCCGCGCTGGGCGGCATTTTCGGCGGCGAAAAGCAGACCAAGAAGCAGTTCAAGATCCTGGACACCTCGGTCATCATCGACGGCCGCATCGCCGACATCGCCGAAACCGGCTTCCTCGACGGCGTGTTGGTCATCCCCCAGTTCGTCCTCCGCGAGCTCCAACTGGTGGCCGATTCCGCCGACTCGCTGAAGCGCAACCGCGGGCGGCGCGGCCTCGACATCCTGGCGCGCATCCAGAAGATCGCCACCCTCGACGTCTCCATCGTGGAAGACGATTTTCCCGCCGTGCGCGAAGTGGACATGAAGCTGATCGAGCTGGCCAAGGTCTACGACGGCAAGATCGTCACCAACGACTTCAATCTGAACAAGGTGGCCCAGCTCCACGGCGTGCCCGTGCTCAACATCAACGAGCTGGCCAACTCCCTGAAGCCGATCGTGCTGCCCGGCGAGATCATGCGCGTCTTCATCCTCAAGGAAGGCAAGGAGTACAACCAGGGCGTCGCCTACCTGGACGACGGGACCATGGTGGTGGTGGATAATGCGCGCAAGATGATCGGCAAGAACGTGGACATCGCCGTCACCTCGGTCCTGCAGACCACCGCGGGCAAGATGATCTTCGGCAAGTTCGACGACCGCTCCATGGCCACGGCTACTTCCCGGGACGCCGCGCCGCCGCGCGCCGAAAGTGGGCCGTCGCGTCGGCCGCAGTCCATCGTCGCCGAGCCTCCACGCCCGCAGCCGGCTGCACCCGCTGCGGCAACGACTCCCACTCCCGGCTCCAGCCACGAGTGATCTTCGACCCGGGGCAGGCTCGGGCGCCTGCCCCCTAAGCTCCTGCCGCCTGCCTCCTGCTGTTATACTTTCCGCCCCCGTATGAAGGTCGTCGTCATCATTCCGGCCGCGGGCCTCGGTACCCGGATGACCAGCGCTGCCAAGGGCAAGCGGCTGGCGCCCTCCAAGCAGTTCACCGAGATCAACGGTGTGCCCATCCTGGTGCACACCGTACGAAAGTTCGTCGCGATTCCCCAGGTCACCGACATCTACGTCGCCCTGCGCCAGCCCGAGATGGCGCAAACGGAGGAGCGGCTGAAGAAAGAAGTGGCCGGCAAGCGCCTGCACGTGGTCGAAGGCGGCGAACACCGCCAGGAATCGGTGGCCAACGCTCTGCGCGCGGTGGCGGCCGCCCCCGACGACATCGTCCTCGTGCACGACGCGGTCCGCCCGTTCGTGGACGCCGACATCATCGGAAGCGTGATCGCCGCCGCCCAGAAGTACGGCGCCGCCATCGCCGGCCTGCCCGCCACCGACACGGTCAAGCAGGTGGAGCGCACCGCCGAGGGGGCCATTGTCACTTCCACCATCCCGCGCGAGCGCGTGGTTATGGCCCAGACCCCGCAGGGCTTTCGCTACGAGGTGCTCAAGAAGGTATTTGACGAGGCCCAGGCCGACGGCTTCACCGGTACCGACGAGGCCTCGCTGGCCGAACGCGCCGGCCGCGAAGTCGCCGTGGTCATGGGCTCGGCCCGCAATATCAAGATCACCACTCCGGCCGACATGGAACTCGCCGAACTCTTCATGTCCCAGGACTCACGGCGAAAGGCGCTCACAGGCTGAAGTACGATTTGTGATTTGTAATTTGTAAAGTACGTACGCAGCGCATCAGCCCTGCACAACTTTGCAAATTTCAAATTACAAATTACCAATCATGCGTATCGGTTACGGCTTCGACTCTCACGAATTCGAGAAGGACCTGCCGCTGAAGATCGGCGGTGTGCTGCTGCCGCACCACAGCGGCCTCGCCGGCCACTCCGACGGCGACGTGCTCCTCCACGCGCTGACCGACGCGCTGTTGGGCGCGATCTCTGCCGGCGACATCGGGGGCTATTTCCCGCCCAACGATCCCAAGTGGAAGGGCGCGGACTCGGTGGTGTTCGTCCAGGAAACGGTGAAACGTGTCGAGCGCGCCGGCTACATGATCTCCAACGTCGACTCCACGTTGATCCTCCAGGAGCCGAAGATCGGGCCCTACGTGCCGCGCCTGAAGATGCGCTTGTCCTCCCTGCTGAACACAGCTCCGGACAACATCAGCGTCAAAGCCAAGACCCCCGAGGGCCTGGGCACCCAGAACGCGGCCATCGCCCACGTGGTGGTGCTCTTGCAGCGGCGCGAGCAGCGTTCCGGACGCAAGCGGCTCAAGGCCGCCGCCCGCCGCCCCCGCTCCCGCGCCAAGCCCGTTAAGCGCTGAACGGGTGGCGCAGCCGCCCTGGGTTGCGTGCGATCGCCCAAGAACTAAGGGCGACCGTTCAGGTCGCCCTCTGATAACTGACAACTGGCAACTGCCAACTACGCCGGACTCGGCCTCTCGCCCGGCACGATGCCCGGCTGCCGAGTGCCTTCCGGCTTGAGCACCTGCTGCGTTGCTTCGTCACTCGGCGCCGGAGCGGTCGGCTTCGACGGCAGGTCCTTGCCCTCGATGATCAGCTTGATCTCGTGGGCATCCAGCACCTCGCGCTCCAACAGCGTCTCCGCGATCTTCTCGAGGGTCTGGCGGTGGCTGGAGATGATGTCGGTCGCTTGCCGGTAGCCCCCATCCACCAGGCGGCGGACCTCCTGGTCGATCTTGACCGCGGTGGCTTCGCTGAAGTCGCGGTGCTGCGCAATCTCCCGGCCGAGGAAGATCTGCTCTTCCTTCTTGCCGAAGGTCAACGGCCCCATGTCGCTCATGCCCCACTCGCAGACCATCCGCCGCGCCAGCTCGGTGGCTTTCTCGATGTCGTTGCCGGCGCCCGTGGTCATCTGGTGCAGGAATAGCTCCTCGGCCACGCGCCCGCCCATCAGGATGGCCAGCTCCGTCTCCAGGTAGTCCTTGGTGTAGGTGTGCTTGTCGTCCAGCGGCAGCTGCATGGTCACGCCCAGCGCCATGCCCCGCGGGATGATGGTCACCTTGTGCAGCGGGTCGGAATGCGGCATCATCGCCGCCACCAGCGCGTGTCCCGCTTCGTGGTACGCCGTGTTCTTCTTCTCTTCGTCGGACAGGATCATGGACTTGCGCTCGGCCCCCATGAGCACCTTGTCCTTGGCCAGCTCGAAGTCGTACATGGTCACGGTCTTGCGGTTCTGCCGGGCCGCGTTCAGAGCGGCTTCGTTGACCAGGTTGGCCAGGTCGGCGCCGGAGAAGCCCGGCGTCCCGCGGGCCAGGACGGAAAGATCGACGTCGTCGTTCAGCGGGATCTTGCGGGTGTGCACGCGCAGGATCTCTTCGCGCCCGCGTACGTCGGGCCGCGACACCACCACGCGCCGGTCGAAGCGGCCGGGACGCAGCAGCGCCGGATCGAGCACATCCGGACGGTTGGTCGCCGCGATCAGGATCACGCCTTCGTTGGACTCGAAACCGTCCATCTCCACCAGCAACTGATTCAGCGTCTGCTCGCGCTCGTCGTGACCGCCGCCCAGGCCGGCGCCGCGATGGCGCCCGACCGCGTCGATCTCGTCGATGAAGATGATGCAGGGAGCGTTCTTCTTGCCCTGCTCGAACAGGTCGCGCACCCGGCTTGCGCCCACGCCCACGAACATCTCCACGAAGTCCGAGCCGGAGATGGAGAAGAACGGCACGTTGGCCTCACCGGCCACGGCCCGGGCCAGCAGGGTCTTGCCCGTTCCCGGAGGCCCGACCAGCAGCACCCCCTTGGGGATGCGCCCGCCCAGCTTCTGGAACTTCTGCGCCTCGCGCAGGAACTCGATGATCTCGCGCAGCTCTTCCTTGGCCTCATCCACGCCCGCCACGTCCTTGAACGTGACCTTCTTCTGCTGCATGGAGAGCAGCCGCGCCCGGCTCTTGCCGAACGACAGCGCCTTCGATCCGCCCGTCTGCATCTGGCGGATCATGATGAACCACAGCGCGCCGAACAGGATCAGGGGAGAGAGGTTGAGCAGCCACGTCGGCCAGCTTCCCGCCGACACGTCCTTCACGGTGATGTTGACGCCCTTGTCGCGCAGCGCCTTGATCAGGTCCGGATCGTTCTGCGGGAGGGTGGTATGGAACGTGCCTTTGTCGTTGCGGTTCTTGCCCCGCACATCCACATTCTGGATCGTGACCTCGGCGACGTTCCCCTGGTCCACCCGGGACCGGAACTCCGAGTAGGTGATCTCCGATTCCTTGGCGCCGCCGCCGCCGCTCTTCACCACCTGCCACAGCAGCACGCACGACAGGACGATCACCAGCCAGAACACGATCGTCTTTACGGTTGAATTCACTGTCTCACCTCTGATTCCCTGCCCACCCCAAAGATCCCCTGGGCCCGTTTAGATGCCCTCATGCCGGGCGATTCTTCTTTATAAATTGTAAACCCTTTTCTTGCGGAAAGGTTCCGGCTGAAGGGGCCCGAAAGCGGCTACGATCGGGTCGAGGCGGCCAGCGAAGGCCGTTGCGCGGTCGACGCGATATAAGGCAGGTTCCGCCCCACCTGGGGCGCCCCCAGCCCGTAGCCCACCACGTACGATTCGTCGATCAGGAACCCGAAATAATCCGGCTGCAGCGACACCCTCCGCTCCGACTGCTTGTCCAGGAAGGTCACCAGCTTCACCGACGCCGCTCCCCGGCCCAGCAGGTTCCGCATCAGGAACTCGCTGGTCACCCCCGACTGCACCAGCGCCTCGATCAGGATCACGTGCTGCCCCTTCACGTCCAGTTCCGGCGTAAAGAAGATCGACACGGTGTTCCCCTGCTCGTTGTGCTCCGGCTTGATGAACAGGCACACCACCGGCAGGTCGATGGCGCGCACCAGGTCGGCGGTGAACATGAATCCGTTCTCCAGCACCGACACGGCGTGGATGGTCTTGCCCTTGTAGTCCTCGGTGATTTGCCGCGCCAGCTCCTTCACGCGCTTCTGGATCTGCTCCGTGGTGACCAGGATCTTCAGGCCACTCCGGATGTCCTCGGGTTCGCTGCCTTGGGGCGTCATGGTTTGTCCTGCCCGCCTGCAATCTCCTCGATGACCACCATCTTCCTGCAATCCGGCTCGGCCAAGCACTCACGGCCCGGCGGGAACCCCCGCACCCACACGATCCTCTCCCTGCTCACTGCGACCGGCCACCGGCTCCGCTCCGCTGTCGGCACACGTCTTTCCTGCAGCAGCTCTTTCAGCTTTTTTTCGGACTTCGAATGCGCCGGCCAGAATCGGTCTCCGGCACGCCAGTTCCGGACCACCAGTTCCGCTGCGAGTTTTTTCGGGTCCCAAGCTTTGGCTGGATTATACCCCGACCCCTTGGCCTCACTTGCCACGAAATACGCCTTGACCACCGTGCCTAATTCGGGAACCCTTACCTCGCCGGGCACGGGGAGCGAATGCTCGAATCGGCATGCTTTCGCTTCGCCGGCTCGCTCGAAGCGAAGTCCCTCTGGTCCATGACGGACACGCCAGGCCTCCCCGACTTCCAGCTCTTTCCCGGAGGGCCCGCTCGCCAGCTTCCTGACCCGCTCGACATCCGGAAACTCCAGCCGCGCGCCGGCCTCTTCGGCGACCGCGCGATAGACGCGACGCTGCATGGCCAGCGGCCAGGTCGCCAGGACATTCAGGACCTGGCGCGCCACCGCACCCTTGCCCAGATACCCGTGTTCCTTGGCCTCGGCCAGCCATTCGCTCACCAGCCAGTCCCAATATTCTTCCTCGCCGCGCGCGATCTCCGCGACGTCCGCGAGGACGTCGACCACGCCCGGATTGAAGTCACGTTCCAGCAGCGGTAGCAAGCTGTGACGGATCCGGTTGCGCAGATGCCGCTGGTCGCGATTGCTAGCATCCTCCCGCCAATCCTGTCCCAGCGTCTGTAAGTACGCTTCGACCTCCCGCCGCCGCACTCCGAGCATCGGCCGCACGATGGCGCGGGTTCCTTCGTGTTCCTTTGTGTCTGCCTTCGTGTTGAGTCCTTTCTCCGCCCACTGGATAGGATGGATCCCGGCCAGCCCTTTTGTCCCAGCTCCCCGGATCAGCCGCATCAGCACCGTCTCCGCCTGGTCGTCGGCCGTGTGCGCGGTCGCAACCTTGTCTGCCTCGCCCGACTCCAGCAGCGACCGGAAGTACCCGTACCGTAGCTCCCGTCCCGCCGCCTCCAGGCTCATGTTTTCCGACTCCGCGTACTGCGGGACGTCTCCCGACGAGCGCAGGAACTGGAGCCCGTACCTGTGCGCCAGCGCCCCCACGAAATCCTCGTCTCTCTGGGCTTCCGTGCCCCGGATCTTGTGGTTGAAGTGCGCCACCGAGAGCACGATTCCTAACTCATCCTTGAGCTCCAGCAGGACGCGCAGCAGGGCCACCGAGTCCGCGCCTCCCGACACCGCCACCACCACGCGGTCTCCCGCACGCATCAACTCATGCTCTCGGATGTATTGGATAACCTTATCCTTCACCTGAAGTGCTCCCAGCCTCCCGCCTCCAATTCGCGCTTCCGCCCGGCCGCATCCACCAGCGACATCTTTCTGCCCCCCACCACTTCGCCCACCAGCGTCACCTTGACTCCAGCGACCCGCTCCGGGACCGGCTTGGCCGAGGTGAATAGCAACTCGTAATCCTCCCCGCCGTGCAGCGCCAGGTCCAGCGTCGCCCCGCGTGCCACCGGCACCGCCTCGGCCTCGACCACCGCTCCCACACGGCTCTCCTCGCAGATGTGGCTCAGGTCGGTCGAAAGCCCGTCACTCACGTCAATGCACGCCGACGCGATTTCCCGCAGAGCCTGCCCCACCTTGATTCTGGGCTCCGGCAGAGAAGTCTTAAAGCCCCCTTGCGTCGGCCGAGCGCGCAGCCCGCGAATCTCCACCGCCGCCCCTCCCAACTCCCCCGTCACGTAGATTCCGTCTTCCGCCGTTGCCCCAGACCGCATCAGCGCCTCGCCCTTCGGCACCTGCCCAACCACCACGATGTCTGCCATGACTCCCTTTGGCGACTGCGCCACGTCTCCGCCCGCCAACGACACTCCATGCCGCCGCGCCAGTTTGAGCAGGCCATTGAAAAATTCATCGACCCATCGCTGCGGAATGTTCTTCGGCAGTGCCAACGACAGGAACGCCGCTAGCGGCTCCCCACCCATGGCCGCGACATCGCTCAACCCTCGCACCAGGCAGCGGTGTCCGATCACAGAAGCAGGTTGCCACTCCCGCCGAAAGTGAATCCCCTCCAGGCTGAAGTCCGTGGTGACCAGAATCTCGTGCCCCGGACGCACCCCCAGCACGGCGCAGTCGTCACCGATCCCGGCGACTACCCGGCACCCTGGCTTGCCTGGTTTTGGCGAGCCAGGGTGCCCGGCCATCTTGCGAATCTTCGCGATCAGTTCTCGTTCCTTCAGCGGCACGCGCAATACCCTACCAGTTTCGAGGGCAAAGGTCTGTGTTACCTGGTCCGAACGTCATTCCGAGCGAGCGCCGCGCCGCGGCTACCGTCAAGGGACCTGCATTTCGATCCCAGCGATCTCGGCGATTACCCTGGTCCCCGTCCGTACGTTGCCTTTGGTACAACCCAAAAGCCTAACCCCAGTTACCCTTCCGGCATCTACCCCGATTGCGGGACGTGCCACTACTCTGGTTGACATGGATGGCGGGGTTTGTTAGGGTTCCCCGTTCTCATCCTGGCTCTCTGGCCTTGGGCCCTACGGTGGAAGATCGCACCTCGGGCGGGAATGTCAGACCTCGCAACTGACCTTCCCGAGTCCGACAGAACGACGGGCCAAATCGCAGGCAAGTAACCTGGGCGTAGTTTCCCGGGTGACTGGAGATTACCTTTGCGAAAACGTTATTACATCATGCTGGTTGCCCGCGACGGAGAGGGACAACTACGCAAGATCCCCATCCCCCTCCATTATCTGTATGTTTTCCTCTCCGGCGCCGTCATTGGGATGCTGACCATCACCGGCATGGCGGGTTCCTACGCCCGCATGCTGTGGAAGGTCTCGCATTTCAACCAGCTCCGCTCCCAGACCGTCGCTCTGAAGACCCAGTACAACAATCTGGAGAAGGTGGCGCAGGAGAAAGAGATCCAGGTCGCCTCGCTGGGCTCGCTGGCCAATGAAGTTTCCGCCATGTATGGCCTGAAGTCAGACCCCACCTTGAGCATGGCCTCGGCCCATAGCGAATTCACCGGTGAGCAGGTGGCCAACTCCATCGGCCAGCTTCACGCGCTGAAGTCCTCCGCGATGAACGGCGTGGCCACCATTGGCATTGCCTTCGGCTCGCGCAACGCCAGCGTGGCGGACTGGGTACGCATGGCCAAGGCCCCGACCCTGTGGCCCGTCGAGGGCATGATCACGGGCGCGTTCGGCGAGCGCATCGATCCCTTCAACGGGGAAGGCGCCTTCCACAGCGGCGTGGACATCTCCAGCACCTACGGCCACCCCGTGATTGCTCCGGCCGACGGCGTCGTGACCTTCGCCGACATCATGGCCGGTTACGGGCGCATGGTCGTGGTCGAGCACG harbors:
- a CDS encoding NADPH:quinone oxidoreductase family protein; translation: MKAIVVTRPGGPEVMQMQEVPDPQPRAGEVLVKIEAIGVNFADSMMAMGLYPGGPQPPFVPGLEFAGTVEGTGRRVMGFAGAGGAFAERIAVPGHSLLDIPANWSAAEAAAFPVNFFTAYFAYWMADAKPDDRVLIHAAAGGVGTAAVQLGKVFEVEMWGTASSDEKLARVRELGLDHPINYKNSDYEQAIAEQTGGRGVNIVFEMLGGEHTVKSARCLAHLGHIVIYGSATGKLPIYDFLTLFSKNASVHNLWLTPLASEPELMQMAVQDLFGWASKGRIRPVVGHTLPLEQAADGVRLLLERKNYGKVVLTA
- a CDS encoding TRAM domain-containing protein, with the protein product MDLVFIRIFFVAIVVVACAVLQPFGLHRLLAAIAGAAIGLAVVLFEFRLRSVSLKRLIGAAIGSILGIFGAYLFSLVIGSSIERGPTQAFLQLMVMLLMAYVGLVVGASKGELLNLAALGGIFGGEKQTKKQFKILDTSVIIDGRIADIAETGFLDGVLVIPQFVLRELQLVADSADSLKRNRGRRGLDILARIQKIATLDVSIVEDDFPAVREVDMKLIELAKVYDGKIVTNDFNLNKVAQLHGVPVLNINELANSLKPIVLPGEIMRVFILKEGKEYNQGVAYLDDGTMVVVDNARKMIGKNVDIAVTSVLQTTAGKMIFGKFDDRSMATATSRDAAPPRAESGPSRRPQSIVAEPPRPQPAAPAAATTPTPGSSHE
- the ispD gene encoding 2-C-methyl-D-erythritol 4-phosphate cytidylyltransferase; amino-acid sequence: MKVVVIIPAAGLGTRMTSAAKGKRLAPSKQFTEINGVPILVHTVRKFVAIPQVTDIYVALRQPEMAQTEERLKKEVAGKRLHVVEGGEHRQESVANALRAVAAAPDDIVLVHDAVRPFVDADIIGSVIAAAQKYGAAIAGLPATDTVKQVERTAEGAIVTSTIPRERVVMAQTPQGFRYEVLKKVFDEAQADGFTGTDEASLAERAGREVAVVMGSARNIKITTPADMELAELFMSQDSRRKALTG
- the ispF gene encoding 2-C-methyl-D-erythritol 2,4-cyclodiphosphate synthase; translated protein: MMRIGYGFDSHEFEKDLPLKIGGVLLPHHSGLAGHSDGDVLLHALTDALLGAISAGDIGGYFPPNDPKWKGADSVVFVQETVKRVERAGYMISNVDSTLILQEPKIGPYVPRLKMRLSSLLNTAPDNISVKAKTPEGLGTQNAAIAHVVVLLQRREQRSGRKRLKAAARRPRSRAKPVKR
- the ftsH gene encoding ATP-dependent zinc metalloprotease FtsH — protein: MNSTVKTIVFWLVIVLSCVLLWQVVKSGGGGAKESEITYSEFRSRVDQGNVAEVTIQNVDVRGKNRNDKGTFHTTLPQNDPDLIKALRDKGVNITVKDVSAGSWPTWLLNLSPLILFGALWFIMIRQMQTGGSKALSFGKSRARLLSMQQKKVTFKDVAGVDEAKEELREIIEFLREAQKFQKLGGRIPKGVLLVGPPGTGKTLLARAVAGEANVPFFSISGSDFVEMFVGVGASRVRDLFEQGKKNAPCIIFIDEIDAVGRHRGAGLGGGHDEREQTLNQLLVEMDGFESNEGVILIAATNRPDVLDPALLRPGRFDRRVVVSRPDVRGREEILRVHTRKIPLNDDVDLSVLARGTPGFSGADLANLVNEAALNAARQNRKTVTMYDFELAKDKVLMGAERKSMILSDEEKKNTAYHEAGHALVAAMMPHSDPLHKVTIIPRGMALGVTMQLPLDDKHTYTKDYLETELAILMGGRVAEELFLHQMTTGAGNDIEKATELARRMVCEWGMSDMGPLTFGKKEEQIFLGREIAQHRDFSEATAVKIDQEVRRLVDGGYRQATDIISSHRQTLEKIAETLLEREVLDAHEIKLIIEGKDLPSKPTAPAPSDEATQQVLKPEGTRQPGIVPGERPSPA
- a CDS encoding hypoxanthine phosphoribosyltransferase — protein: MTPQGSEPEDIRSGLKILVTTEQIQKRVKELARQITEDYKGKTIHAVSVLENGFMFTADLVRAIDLPVVCLFIKPEHNEQGNTVSIFFTPELDVKGQHVILIEALVQSGVTSEFLMRNLLGRGAASVKLVTFLDKQSERRVSLQPDYFGFLIDESYVVGYGLGAPQVGRNLPYIASTAQRPSLAASTRS
- the tilS gene encoding tRNA lysidine(34) synthetase TilS, which codes for MKDKVIQYIREHELMRAGDRVVVAVSGGADSVALLRVLLELKDELGIVLSVAHFNHKIRGTEAQRDEDFVGALAHRYGLQFLRSSGDVPQYAESENMSLEAAGRELRYGYFRSLLESGEADKVATAHTADDQAETVLMRLIRGAGTKGLAGIHPIQWAEKGLNTKADTKEHEGTRAIVRPMLGVRRREVEAYLQTLGQDWREDASNRDQRHLRNRIRHSLLPLLERDFNPGVVDVLADVAEIARGEEEYWDWLVSEWLAEAKEHGYLGKGAVARQVLNVLATWPLAMQRRVYRAVAEEAGARLEFPDVERVRKLASGPSGKELEVGEAWRVRHGPEGLRFERAGEAKACRFEHSLPVPGEVRVPELGTVVKAYFVASEAKGSGYNPAKAWDPKKLAAELVVRNWRAGDRFWPAHSKSEKKLKELLQERRVPTAERSRWPVAVSRERIVWVRGFPPGRECLAEPDCRKMVVIEEIAGGQDKP
- the thiL gene encoding thiamine-phosphate kinase, translating into MPLKERELIAKIRKMAGHPGSPKPGKPGCRVVAGIGDDCAVLGVRPGHEILVTTDFSLEGIHFRREWQPASVIGHRCLVRGLSDVAAMGGEPLAAFLSLALPKNIPQRWVDEFFNGLLKLARRHGVSLAGGDVAQSPKGVMADIVVVGQVPKGEALMRSGATAEDGIYVTGELGGAAVEIRGLRARPTQGGFKTSLPEPRIKVGQALREIASACIDVSDGLSTDLSHICEESRVGAVVEAEAVPVARGATLDLALHGGEDYELLFTSAKPVPERVAGVKVTLVGEVVGGRKMSLVDAAGRKRELEAGGWEHFR
- a CDS encoding M23 family metallopeptidase, which produces MRKRYYIMLVARDGEGQLRKIPIPLHYLYVFLSGAVIGMLTITGMAGSYARMLWKVSHFNQLRSQTVALKTQYNNLEKVAQEKEIQVASLGSLANEVSAMYGLKSDPTLSMASAHSEFTGEQVANSIGQLHALKSSAMNGVATIGIAFGSRNASVADWVRMAKAPTLWPVEGMITGAFGERIDPFNGEGAFHSGVDISSTYGHPVIAPADGVVTFADIMAGYGRMVVVEHGNGISTRYGHLSGCAVTVGQTIQRGDTIGYVGLSGRSTGPHLHYEVRIHDAPVNPHKYLRTTFASVHTYAGGS